The following proteins come from a genomic window of Azospirillum humicireducens:
- a CDS encoding TetR/AcrR family transcriptional regulator: MPIATSSKRAAILAIAGRTFLRHGYANASMDGIVAEAGGSKSTLYRYFPSKAALFAAFVEEVGTVTRAAFATVDVEGKDAKAVLEETARAYLDLISTPSALAMTRLVMAEAGRFPEVGRIFYEHGIQRTERQIAAILKRLAERGDVPDRSGLARPGAAAQFRALCEAGPHEGCVWGLRETVSQEEIAKIAHQAATHFLRGWTGQA, translated from the coding sequence ATGCCCATCGCCACTTCGTCCAAGCGCGCGGCGATCCTGGCAATCGCCGGCCGTACCTTCCTTCGCCATGGCTATGCCAATGCCTCGATGGATGGCATCGTCGCCGAGGCGGGCGGATCCAAAAGCACACTCTACCGGTACTTTCCCTCCAAAGCGGCCCTCTTCGCGGCCTTTGTCGAGGAAGTCGGGACTGTGACCCGCGCCGCCTTCGCCACTGTGGATGTCGAGGGCAAAGACGCCAAAGCTGTTCTGGAGGAAACGGCGCGAGCCTATCTGGACTTGATTTCAACTCCATCCGCGCTTGCCATGACACGCCTTGTCATGGCTGAAGCCGGTCGCTTTCCGGAAGTCGGCCGCATCTTCTATGAACACGGGATACAGCGCACCGAACGGCAGATCGCCGCCATCCTGAAACGATTGGCGGAGCGGGGCGACGTGCCGGATCGGAGCGGTTTGGCGCGGCCAGGAGCCGCCGCTCAGTTCCGAGCCCTCTGTGAAGCGGGGCCGCATGAGGGATGTGTGTGGGGACTACGCGAGACGGTTTCCCAAGAGGAAATCGCCAAGATCGCCCATCAGGCGGCCACCCACTTCCTGCGCGGTTGGACGGGGCAGGCATAG
- a CDS encoding efflux transporter outer membrane subunit, whose translation MTHRFVPFAVPVAAVLLLTGCSLVPDFALPDPPVPAAWPDGPAYRSPPAITLASTAAATGADPARSADAIGWREVMRDPKLQKLIEIALANNRDLRVAMLNVQSAEADYRAQRGDLFPTISGSGSASWSRVPAATTSAGSALGKTAGVESRSYSAGIGFTSYELDLFGRVRALTEQAFEQYLGYEETRRSTQISLVAQVATGYLTLQADRSLLDLTRQTLDSQNASYQLTRKSFEAGNATELTLRQAQTSVDSARANLALYTRQVAQDENALALLLGQPLPPELASGASLDARSVLTDLPAGLPSSVLLRRPDVMAAEHNLRAANANIGAARAAFFPSLTLTAKAGTAASGIQSLFAPGSSNWSFAPSLSIPIFSAGVNEANLDLAKVRKDIQVATYEKTVQTAFREVADALAARSTYDDQIAAQQSLVDAYARSYQLSEMRFRSGADNYLTTLDAQRSLYAAQQTLISLKAARLENLVTLYKVLGGGWQ comes from the coding sequence ATGACCCACAGATTCGTTCCCTTCGCCGTCCCCGTGGCCGCCGTGCTGCTGCTGACCGGCTGTTCCCTGGTTCCCGACTTCGCCTTGCCCGACCCGCCGGTTCCGGCCGCCTGGCCGGACGGGCCGGCCTACCGGAGCCCGCCGGCGATCACGCTGGCGTCCACCGCTGCGGCGACGGGTGCCGATCCGGCGCGCTCCGCCGACGCCATCGGCTGGCGGGAGGTGATGCGCGATCCGAAGCTGCAGAAACTGATCGAGATCGCGCTGGCGAACAACCGCGACCTGCGTGTCGCCATGCTCAACGTCCAATCGGCGGAGGCGGACTACCGCGCCCAGCGCGGCGACCTGTTCCCGACGATCTCCGGCAGCGGGTCCGCCAGCTGGTCGCGCGTGCCGGCCGCGACCACGTCCGCCGGTTCGGCGCTCGGCAAGACGGCGGGGGTGGAATCGCGCTCCTACAGCGCCGGAATCGGTTTCACCTCCTATGAGCTGGATCTGTTCGGCCGCGTCCGCGCGCTGACCGAGCAGGCGTTCGAGCAGTATCTCGGCTATGAGGAGACGCGGCGCAGCACCCAGATCTCGCTGGTGGCGCAGGTGGCGACCGGCTATCTGACCCTGCAAGCCGACCGCTCTCTGCTGGATCTGACCCGGCAGACGCTGGACAGCCAGAACGCCTCCTATCAGCTGACGCGCAAGAGCTTCGAAGCCGGCAACGCCACCGAACTGACCCTGAGGCAGGCGCAGACCTCGGTGGACAGCGCGCGGGCCAATCTCGCGCTCTACACCCGGCAGGTGGCACAGGACGAGAATGCACTGGCCCTGCTGCTGGGCCAGCCCCTGCCGCCGGAGCTCGCCTCCGGCGCATCGCTGGATGCCCGGTCGGTGCTGACCGACCTGCCGGCGGGCCTTCCCTCCAGCGTCCTGCTGCGCCGCCCGGACGTGATGGCGGCCGAACACAATCTGCGGGCGGCCAACGCCAACATCGGGGCGGCCCGCGCCGCCTTCTTCCCGTCGCTGACGCTGACCGCCAAGGCCGGCACCGCCGCCTCCGGCATCCAGTCGCTGTTCGCTCCCGGCTCCTCCAACTGGAGCTTCGCCCCATCGCTCAGCATCCCGATCTTCTCGGCCGGCGTGAACGAGGCGAACCTCGACCTCGCCAAGGTCAGGAAGGACATCCAGGTGGCGACCTATGAGAAGACGGTGCAGACCGCCTTCCGCGAGGTGGCCGACGCGCTGGCCGCCCGCAGCACCTATGACGACCAGATCGCGGCGCAGCAGTCGCTGGTCGATGCCTACGCCCGCTCCTACCAGCTGTCGGAGATGCGGTTCCGCAGCGGGGCCGACAATTACCTGACGACCCTTGATGCGCAGCGCTCGCTCTATGCGGCACAGCAGACACTGATCTCGCTGAAGGCCGCGAGGCTGGAGAATCTCGTCACCCTCTACAAGGTTCTGGGCGGAGGCTGGCAGTAG
- a CDS encoding efflux RND transporter permease subunit codes for MAFFGGSTGVIYRQFSITIATSMLLSVGVAVIFTPALCATLLKRPDHGKTSRGFAGWFNRNFDRGNRVYIRGLGGALKRPVRFLLVYGLIVGGLAVVFLRVPTSFLPDEDQGVMFIQVSTPPGATAERTDRALAQVRDYLLKDEGALVKSAFTVSGFNFSGRGQNSGMAFVSLKDWSVRPGAASKVQALAGRVMGRFAGYQDAMIFAFAPPAISELGNATGFDFELIARSGASHEELMAARNQLLGMAAQSPLLMAVRPNGLNDEAQYRLVIDWPHARALGLSVGDVTSTISSAWGQSYVNDFLDRGRIKRVYMQGNADSRADPGDLSRWFVRNSSGSMIPLSAFAHAEWSYGAPKLERYNGFASMEILGQAAPGQSSGTAMAEMARLASQLPPGFGFSWTGTSYEEQQSGAQAPALYALSLLVVFLCLAALYESWSIPAAVLLVVPLGVFGAVMATWGRGLSNDVYFQVGLLTTIGLSAKNAILIVEFAKESFDRGESLVDAAIGAARQRLRPILMTSLAFTLGVVPLAIASGAGSGGQNAIGTAVVGGTVAATLLALLFVPIFFVVVLKLFRVKPSRLAQSGDAAASPPIGPDALADGHR; via the coding sequence GATGGCCTTCTTCGGCGGATCGACCGGCGTGATCTACCGTCAGTTCTCCATCACCATCGCCACCTCGATGCTGCTGTCGGTTGGCGTCGCGGTCATCTTCACGCCGGCTCTGTGTGCAACGCTGCTGAAGCGGCCCGACCATGGCAAGACCTCCCGCGGCTTCGCCGGCTGGTTCAACCGCAACTTCGACCGCGGCAACCGCGTCTACATCCGCGGGCTCGGCGGGGCGCTGAAGCGGCCCGTGCGCTTCCTGCTGGTCTATGGGTTGATCGTGGGCGGGCTGGCGGTCGTGTTCCTGCGCGTCCCGACCTCCTTCCTGCCGGACGAGGACCAGGGCGTGATGTTCATCCAGGTCAGCACCCCGCCCGGCGCCACCGCCGAACGAACCGACCGGGCGCTGGCGCAGGTGCGCGACTATCTGCTGAAGGACGAGGGCGCGCTGGTGAAGTCGGCCTTCACCGTCTCCGGCTTCAATTTCAGCGGCCGCGGCCAGAATTCCGGCATGGCCTTCGTCAGCCTGAAGGACTGGTCGGTCCGTCCCGGCGCGGCCAGCAAGGTGCAGGCGCTGGCCGGCCGCGTCATGGGCCGTTTCGCCGGCTATCAGGACGCGATGATTTTCGCCTTCGCCCCGCCGGCCATCAGCGAGCTGGGCAACGCCACCGGTTTCGATTTCGAGCTGATTGCCCGCAGCGGCGCCAGCCATGAAGAACTGATGGCCGCGCGCAACCAGCTTCTCGGCATGGCGGCGCAGAGTCCGCTGCTGATGGCGGTGCGCCCCAACGGCCTGAACGACGAGGCGCAATACCGGCTGGTCATCGACTGGCCGCATGCCAGGGCGCTGGGGCTGTCGGTCGGCGACGTGACCAGCACGATCTCCTCGGCCTGGGGCCAGAGCTACGTCAACGACTTCCTCGACCGCGGGCGCATCAAGCGCGTCTACATGCAGGGCAATGCCGACTCCCGCGCCGATCCCGGCGACCTTTCGCGCTGGTTCGTCCGCAACTCCAGCGGCTCGATGATCCCGCTGTCGGCCTTCGCCCATGCGGAATGGAGCTACGGCGCGCCAAAGCTGGAACGCTACAACGGCTTCGCTTCGATGGAGATCCTGGGACAGGCCGCTCCCGGCCAGAGCAGCGGCACGGCGATGGCGGAGATGGCGCGCCTCGCCTCGCAGCTGCCACCCGGATTCGGTTTCAGCTGGACCGGCACCTCCTACGAGGAGCAGCAGTCGGGCGCGCAGGCCCCGGCGCTCTACGCCCTGTCACTGCTGGTCGTCTTCCTCTGCCTCGCGGCGCTGTACGAGAGCTGGTCGATCCCGGCGGCGGTGCTGCTGGTGGTGCCGCTCGGCGTGTTCGGCGCGGTGATGGCCACCTGGGGCCGCGGGCTGTCGAACGACGTCTATTTCCAGGTCGGTCTGCTGACCACCATCGGCCTGTCGGCCAAGAACGCCATCCTGATCGTCGAGTTTGCCAAGGAGAGCTTCGACCGCGGCGAAAGCCTGGTGGATGCCGCCATCGGCGCGGCGCGGCAGCGCCTGCGGCCGATCCTGATGACCTCGCTGGCTTTCACGCTGGGCGTGGTGCCCCTCGCCATCGCCAGCGGGGCCGGCTCGGGCGGCCAGAACGCCATCGGCACCGCGGTTGTCGGCGGCACGGTGGCCGCCACGCTGCTGGCCCTCCTCTTCGTTCCGATCTTCTTCGTCGTCGTGCTGAAGCTGTTCCGCGTGAAGCCGTCCCGGCTGGCGCAGTCCGGCGACGCGGCGGCATCCCCTCCAATCGGCCCGGACGCGCTGGCCGACGGCCATCGTTGA
- a CDS encoding efflux RND transporter periplasmic adaptor subunit: MEDLEIIDQSDNPARNRPFIKDRRLSARPGRLPVLGVGAALLLLTACQETGTQAGGAAQGAPSPPPGVTAVVLHPHPVPVVTELPGRVTAFQTAEVRPQVGGVIRDRLFTEGQAVTAGQPLYQIDPASYQAALASAVAAQQKAEAATASAQLTVNRYQPLAKEKAVSQQDLDTAVATLRQGQADVAAAKANVETARINLEYTKVRSPISGRTGRSSVTPGALVTAGQTSSMVTVTQLDPIYVDVTQPSSSLLGLRRDLAAGRIQGTAAGQAEVRLVLEDGREYDHPGTLQFSEVTVDQTTSSVTLRAVFPNPDGLLMPGMYVREKLRQATDPNAFLVPQQAVSRDSRGRAIVQIVKADGTAEARPVTADRTQGSKWVVTDGLSDGDRVVVEGLQKIRPGVTLAATDLTEEQFDQRAVAALPSAARQTR, encoded by the coding sequence ATGGAAGATCTGGAAATTATTGATCAGTCCGACAATCCCGCCAGGAACCGGCCCTTCATCAAGGACCGACGGCTTTCCGCCCGGCCGGGACGATTGCCGGTACTCGGCGTCGGCGCAGCGCTTCTGCTTCTCACCGCCTGCCAGGAAACCGGCACCCAGGCCGGCGGTGCGGCCCAGGGGGCCCCGTCGCCGCCGCCCGGCGTGACCGCGGTGGTCCTGCACCCCCATCCGGTTCCGGTGGTGACGGAATTGCCCGGCCGCGTCACCGCCTTCCAGACCGCCGAGGTGCGGCCGCAGGTCGGCGGCGTGATCCGCGACAGGCTGTTCACCGAAGGGCAGGCGGTGACGGCGGGACAGCCGCTGTACCAGATCGATCCGGCCAGCTACCAGGCGGCGCTCGCCAGCGCGGTCGCCGCCCAGCAGAAGGCGGAGGCGGCGACCGCGTCGGCCCAGTTGACCGTCAACCGCTACCAGCCGCTGGCGAAGGAGAAGGCGGTCAGCCAGCAGGATCTGGACACCGCGGTCGCCACGCTGCGTCAGGGACAGGCCGACGTCGCCGCGGCGAAGGCGAATGTCGAAACCGCGCGCATCAATCTGGAATACACCAAGGTGCGCTCGCCGATCTCCGGCCGCACCGGCCGCTCGTCGGTGACGCCCGGCGCGCTGGTCACCGCCGGACAGACCAGCTCGATGGTCACGGTGACGCAGCTCGACCCCATCTATGTCGATGTAACCCAGCCCAGCTCCTCCCTGCTCGGCCTGCGGCGCGATCTAGCCGCCGGCCGCATCCAGGGAACCGCGGCCGGCCAGGCCGAGGTCCGTCTGGTCCTGGAGGACGGGCGCGAGTACGACCATCCCGGCACGTTGCAGTTCTCCGAGGTGACGGTCGACCAGACCACCAGCTCCGTCACGTTGCGCGCCGTCTTCCCCAACCCGGACGGGCTGCTGATGCCCGGCATGTATGTGCGGGAGAAGCTGCGGCAGGCCACCGACCCCAATGCCTTCCTGGTTCCGCAGCAGGCGGTCTCCCGCGATTCCCGCGGCCGCGCCATCGTTCAGATCGTCAAGGCAGACGGCACCGCCGAGGCGCGGCCGGTGACGGCCGACCGTACGCAGGGCAGTAAATGGGTCGTCACCGACGGCCTGTCCGACGGCGACCGCGTGGTGGTCGAAGGGCTGCAGAAAATTCGCCCCGGCGTGACGCTGGCGGCGACCGACCTCACCGAGGAGCAGTTCGACCAACGCGCGGTGGCGGCCCTGCCGTCCGCCGCCCGGCAGACCCGCTAG
- a CDS encoding polyketide cyclase, which produces MSDIIWPAGYVPGFTDNYCSNEVIVAGLATEDIWPFLNIPARWPGYYRNCADIRFHDGKGPELEAGVRFFFSTFGFPVEAQVVEHLAPVEGQPARVAWHGWAGAKGAADRLDVHHAWLIEDLSGGRVRILTQETQNGAPARELARAVPNPMINGHQEWLDGLVAAARAAKA; this is translated from the coding sequence ATGAGCGACATCATCTGGCCAGCGGGATACGTTCCTGGTTTCACCGACAATTATTGTTCCAACGAGGTCATCGTCGCCGGGCTTGCCACCGAAGACATCTGGCCGTTCCTGAACATTCCCGCGCGCTGGCCCGGCTATTACAGGAATTGTGCCGACATCCGCTTCCACGACGGCAAGGGGCCGGAGTTGGAAGCCGGCGTCCGTTTCTTTTTCAGCACCTTCGGCTTTCCGGTCGAAGCCCAGGTCGTCGAACATCTGGCACCGGTCGAAGGGCAGCCGGCGCGGGTGGCCTGGCACGGCTGGGCCGGTGCGAAGGGCGCCGCCGACCGGCTCGACGTTCATCACGCTTGGTTGATTGAGGATCTGTCCGGTGGACGCGTCCGCATCCTCACCCAGGAGACACAGAACGGCGCGCCGGCGCGGGAACTGGCGCGCGCGGTGCCGAACCCGATGATCAACGGCCATCAGGAATGGCTCGACGGGCTGGTTGCCGCCGCACGCGCCGCCAAGGCCTGA
- a CDS encoding LysR family transcriptional regulator produces the protein MSDIRGVDLNLLKALDALLDTRSVTKAAERLGLTQPAVSGMLTRLRETFDDPLFIRCQRGVLPTPRAEALAVPLRQALIDIHALLAPEAFVPARAAMTVTIAATDYAQKAVLLPLMSALRREAPGIRVSIRPVDLSGFGQQMESGKLDMALVTPDMALDTMHSRMLFSETYMCILRRGHPAGDAPLDIDRFCALDHALMSHDGTRFRGATDVALEAVGRSRRVVAVVPSFLILIDLVRNSDLVAMVPSRLLADVRDLLVLPPPLPIPGFAKILVWHARLQSDPAQKWIRERLANCV, from the coding sequence ATGAGCGATATCAGGGGCGTCGACCTCAATCTGTTGAAGGCGCTCGATGCGCTGCTGGACACCCGCTCCGTTACGAAGGCGGCCGAACGGCTCGGCCTGACGCAGCCGGCGGTCAGCGGAATGTTGACGCGGCTCAGGGAAACCTTCGACGATCCGCTGTTCATCCGCTGCCAGCGCGGCGTCCTGCCGACGCCGAGGGCAGAAGCGCTCGCCGTGCCCTTGCGGCAGGCACTGATCGACATTCATGCGCTTCTGGCCCCGGAAGCCTTCGTACCGGCCAGGGCGGCGATGACCGTCACCATTGCCGCCACCGATTATGCACAGAAGGCGGTGTTGCTGCCGTTGATGTCGGCCCTGCGCCGGGAGGCGCCCGGCATCCGGGTTTCCATCCGCCCGGTCGACCTGTCCGGCTTCGGCCAACAGATGGAGAGCGGCAAGCTCGACATGGCGCTGGTCACGCCGGACATGGCGCTCGACACGATGCACAGCCGGATGCTGTTCAGCGAAACCTACATGTGCATCCTGCGCCGGGGGCACCCCGCCGGCGACGCACCGCTGGACATCGACCGGTTTTGCGCGCTCGACCACGCACTGATGTCCCATGACGGAACCAGATTCCGTGGAGCGACCGATGTCGCTCTCGAGGCGGTCGGGCGAAGCCGCCGGGTGGTCGCCGTGGTGCCAAGCTTCCTCATCCTGATCGACCTCGTGCGGAACTCCGATCTTGTGGCGATGGTTCCCAGCCGGCTCCTGGCGGACGTGCGGGATTTGCTGGTCCTGCCGCCGCCGCTTCCTATTCCGGGCTTTGCCAAGATCCTGGTCTGGCATGCGCGTCTGCAGAGCGATCCCGCCCAGAAATGGATTCGCGAGCGGCTTGCAAACTGCGTCTGA
- a CDS encoding RNA polymerase sigma factor: MGIDRKKFEEIYAAERGSLERLATRNVGPSDAPDVVHNVFAAIWERAKDHLVLTPGYFVRATQLMAIGHFRADRRRARLSHAIVEEQYAPPAPQPDRIAAARQDLRQLQAALDGLPQRTRMAFLLNRLHQCTYEEIAVALAVSYSTVERDIARALMACKATDSDGDA; the protein is encoded by the coding sequence GTGGGCATCGATCGTAAGAAGTTCGAAGAGATTTATGCCGCCGAACGGGGGAGTCTGGAGCGCCTTGCCACACGCAATGTCGGACCGTCCGATGCGCCTGACGTGGTGCATAATGTTTTCGCCGCCATCTGGGAAAGGGCGAAGGATCATCTGGTGCTGACGCCCGGCTATTTCGTCCGTGCCACCCAACTGATGGCAATCGGTCATTTCCGTGCAGATCGGCGCCGAGCCCGCCTCTCCCATGCGATCGTGGAGGAACAATACGCCCCGCCGGCGCCCCAACCGGACCGCATCGCCGCGGCCCGGCAGGATCTGCGGCAGCTGCAGGCGGCACTCGACGGATTGCCGCAGCGCACCCGGATGGCGTTCCTGCTCAACCGGCTTCACCAATGCACCTACGAGGAGATCGCCGTTGCGTTGGCGGTGTCGTACAGCACGGTGGAACGCGACATAGCGCGCGCCCTGATGGCCTGCAAAGCGACGGATTCAGATGGCGATGCCTGA
- a CDS encoding FecR family protein — translation MPEHGPGSSSDRDPERMEREAVGWFTRMNGKPSPVERRDFRNWLREHEHREAYERIATIWSAVGALRPDDPAERAALVQALNRVREHRRRTRAARILSATAGCLLAVLCGGWLWLEQPHLIQDLQADMVSARAERREFTLTDGSRVLLDADSALRISLADDRRDIRLLRGTAYFEVRPAPTPFTVEAEDGRATVLGTRFMVSMRDGGRVAVILEEGRLSVALGSSRQGNGDAEVLLHSGERVDYGPDGLEKVRPADPDALPAWRRGRLSFTDARLGDVIAEIGRYRDGRIIVLGKALADRRVSGNIALENPDKALAALRSSVDFRVTTLGSRLVVIHP, via the coding sequence ATGCCTGAACACGGCCCCGGCAGCTCTTCCGACCGTGATCCGGAGCGGATGGAACGTGAGGCGGTCGGCTGGTTCACCCGGATGAACGGCAAGCCGTCGCCGGTCGAACGGCGCGATTTTCGGAACTGGCTTCGCGAGCATGAACACCGCGAAGCCTACGAGCGCATAGCGACGATCTGGTCGGCGGTGGGTGCGTTGCGGCCGGACGATCCGGCGGAACGGGCTGCGCTGGTCCAGGCGTTGAACAGGGTTCGCGAGCACAGGCGGCGGACGCGCGCGGCCAGGATCCTCTCCGCGACGGCTGGCTGCCTTTTGGCGGTGCTGTGCGGCGGCTGGCTATGGCTGGAACAGCCCCATCTGATCCAGGATCTTCAAGCCGACATGGTTTCCGCCCGCGCGGAACGGCGGGAGTTCACCTTGACCGATGGATCGCGGGTCCTTCTGGATGCCGACTCCGCCTTGCGGATTTCGCTTGCCGACGACCGCAGGGACATCCGCCTGCTGCGCGGCACGGCCTATTTCGAAGTCCGGCCGGCACCCACACCCTTCACGGTGGAAGCCGAGGACGGCCGGGCGACGGTGCTGGGCACCCGGTTCATGGTGTCGATGCGCGATGGCGGCCGCGTTGCCGTGATCCTGGAGGAGGGACGCCTGTCCGTCGCTCTTGGGTCTTCCCGTCAGGGTAACGGCGATGCCGAGGTTCTGCTGCATTCGGGCGAGCGGGTCGATTACGGCCCCGACGGATTGGAGAAGGTCCGCCCCGCCGATCCGGACGCGTTGCCCGCCTGGCGGCGCGGACGCCTGTCCTTTACCGACGCGAGGCTCGGGGACGTGATCGCCGAGATCGGCCGCTACCGCGACGGCCGCATCATCGTCCTGGGCAAGGCCCTCGCGGATCGCCGGGTCAGCGGAAACATCGCGCTGGAGAATCCCGACAAGGCGCTGGCCGCCCTGCGGTCATCCGTCGATTTCCGCGTCACCACCCTGGGCTCCCGGCTGGTGGTGATCCATCCCTAA
- a CDS encoding TonB-dependent siderophore receptor codes for MQGVKWGRRALVLLAASAVQVALQPVVIDSRVMAQTEKLYSFDIPPKSILRAVNDISNITGIDVVLTDTAAATANGNRVQGSMSVAQALETLLAGSGLQFRFTNAGTVTIVDGRNAGSASGATTLNTIVVKGARPVTEGSGRYTVDAMSTATGLSLDTRDTPQSVSVVTNQQIKDQGTTTVADALKKTTGINVIRDSGSYRFLSRGFYMDQVQEDGMNSFVPGAQINPYRSGPGLNDLDIYDRIEVVRGPSGLMQGTGEPGGTVNLVRKRPTADFQASSVTTVGSWEKLRETVDVSGSLNAERTVRARFIGVGQRAESFKNNVDEAHATLYGVVEADAGKGTRLTAGALHQSSDETPDYYGLPLTTGGVALDSDRSRYLGAAWNSLDTRKRNVFLEVSHELGENWTVEGKINHTRFDSVTAFAGLTRAAGVAANGLASVNNMLRYDNDGGQSSVEAKLTGRYDLFGRRHDLFAAASYTRGDFDSRYRRLRNSTSYNVYSFTGGEIAEPNWDSNIYDDVRYDYSLSEAAVNLGTRFNILDDTSLIAGGRLTRFDYSGTTYYVTYLGSPDGEVDKSDLKRTKFIPYLGVTYDAVPGVTLYASYSNIFKPQSVVDARGSVLPPVEGENYEVGVKTTLLGDRINATFALFQIEQKNRAIYDTASAAYYAEGAVRSRGFEVELSGAVTDDLNLFLGYTFNRSKYLETESATYGAGTAFSPHTPLHMLRLHSTYRLPVQDGRWTVGGGVQMQSGTRSISNIAQGGYAVWDASLKYDVTDRTMLQLVVNNILDKRYFENNRTRTLGLNNFYGDPRNAALTLTHKF; via the coding sequence ATGCAGGGGGTCAAGTGGGGACGGCGGGCACTGGTTCTGCTCGCCGCCTCGGCGGTTCAGGTCGCGCTTCAACCGGTCGTCATCGACAGCAGGGTCATGGCTCAGACCGAGAAGCTCTACAGCTTCGACATCCCGCCGAAAAGCATTCTGCGCGCCGTCAACGACATATCCAACATCACCGGCATCGATGTCGTGCTGACCGATACCGCCGCCGCGACAGCCAACGGCAATCGCGTCCAAGGTTCGATGAGCGTCGCGCAGGCTCTCGAAACCCTTCTGGCCGGGTCCGGCCTGCAGTTCCGCTTCACGAACGCCGGCACCGTGACCATCGTCGACGGCCGGAATGCCGGATCGGCGTCCGGTGCCACCACGCTGAACACCATCGTCGTCAAGGGCGCCCGTCCCGTCACCGAAGGCAGCGGACGCTATACCGTGGACGCCATGTCCACCGCGACCGGGCTTTCGCTCGACACGCGCGACACGCCCCAGTCCGTCAGCGTCGTCACCAACCAACAGATCAAGGATCAGGGAACCACCACTGTCGCGGATGCCCTGAAGAAGACGACCGGCATCAATGTGATCCGGGATTCCGGTTCGTACCGCTTCCTTTCGCGTGGTTTCTACATGGACCAGGTGCAGGAGGATGGGATGAATTCCTTCGTGCCCGGCGCGCAGATCAACCCGTACCGCAGCGGTCCCGGCCTGAACGACCTCGACATCTACGACCGGATCGAGGTGGTGCGCGGTCCGTCCGGGCTGATGCAGGGAACCGGCGAGCCGGGCGGCACCGTCAACCTCGTTCGCAAGCGGCCGACGGCGGATTTCCAGGCCAGCAGCGTCACCACCGTGGGCAGCTGGGAAAAGCTGCGTGAAACGGTCGACGTTTCCGGCAGCCTCAATGCCGAACGAACCGTCCGGGCGCGGTTCATCGGCGTCGGCCAGCGGGCGGAGTCCTTCAAGAACAATGTGGACGAGGCGCACGCGACGCTTTATGGCGTCGTCGAGGCGGATGCGGGAAAAGGCACCCGCCTGACCGCCGGAGCCCTTCATCAGTCCAGCGATGAAACCCCTGACTATTACGGCCTGCCGCTCACCACCGGCGGTGTCGCCCTGGACTCCGACCGCTCCCGCTACCTCGGCGCGGCATGGAACAGCCTCGACACCCGCAAGAGGAACGTCTTTCTGGAGGTCTCCCACGAACTCGGCGAGAATTGGACGGTCGAAGGCAAGATCAACCACACGAGATTCGACTCCGTTACCGCCTTTGCCGGACTGACACGTGCCGCCGGCGTGGCGGCCAACGGGCTGGCCAGCGTCAACAACATGCTGCGCTATGACAATGACGGCGGGCAGTCGAGCGTGGAAGCGAAGCTCACCGGACGCTACGACCTGTTCGGGCGACGCCACGATCTGTTCGCGGCGGCATCCTATACGCGGGGTGATTTCGATTCCCGCTACCGTCGCCTGCGCAACAGCACGAGCTACAACGTCTACAGCTTCACCGGCGGCGAGATCGCCGAACCGAACTGGGACTCCAACATCTACGACGATGTGCGTTACGACTATTCGCTGTCGGAAGCTGCCGTCAATCTGGGCACGCGGTTCAACATCCTCGACGATACCAGCCTGATCGCGGGCGGACGATTGACGCGGTTCGACTACAGCGGCACCACCTATTACGTCACCTATCTGGGATCGCCCGACGGCGAGGTGGACAAGAGCGATCTGAAGCGCACCAAGTTCATCCCCTATCTGGGCGTGACCTACGATGCGGTGCCCGGGGTGACTCTCTACGCCAGCTATTCCAACATCTTCAAACCTCAGAGCGTCGTCGATGCCCGCGGCTCCGTCCTGCCTCCGGTCGAGGGGGAGAATTACGAGGTCGGCGTGAAGACCACCCTGCTCGGCGACCGCATCAACGCCACCTTCGCCCTGTTCCAGATCGAACAGAAGAACCGCGCAATCTACGATACGGCATCCGCGGCCTATTACGCCGAGGGCGCGGTCCGAAGCCGCGGTTTCGAGGTCGAACTGTCGGGTGCGGTCACCGACGACCTGAACCTGTTCCTGGGTTACACCTTCAACCGCAGCAAATATCTCGAAACCGAGTCCGCGACCTACGGCGCCGGCACCGCCTTCAGCCCTCATACTCCCCTGCACATGCTGCGCCTGCATTCCACCTATCGGCTGCCCGTCCAGGATGGACGCTGGACGGTCGGCGGCGGGGTCCAGATGCAAAGCGGCACCCGAAGCATCAGCAACATCGCACAGGGCGGATATGCGGTCTGGGATGCCAGCCTGAAATACGACGTCACCGACCGGACGATGCTGCAGCTTGTCGTGAACAACATCCTCGACAAGCGGTATTTCGAGAACAACAGAACCAGGACGCTGGGCCTGAACAACTTCTACGGCGATCCCCGCAACGCGGCGCTGACCCTGACCCACAAGTTCTGA